The bacterium DNA segment AAGCGTTCGGATATCATCCGGAAGCTGTACAAGCGCTATGGATCCAACTGGGGACAGGTGCTGAAGGCCGTCGGGGCCGCCCGCGACATCAGCCCCGAAGAGGTGGAGATCTGGCAGCGTGATTTCTACGAGTGCTCCGGTTGCCGCCGGTGCGCGAAGTTCTGTCCCTTCGGCATCGACAACTCCATCATCACGCGCAAGGGCCGGGCCGTGGTCCATGCGCTGGGCAGGTCGCCCTTCATGATGTCCGAAACCCAGCGGATCTCCGACGAGACGGGGAATGACGAGGGCCAGACCTACAAGGCGTTCGTGGAGGCCTGTCGTTTCCTGTGCGAAGAGGTCAAGGACGACTGGGACCTGGACGTCGAGATTCCCATCGACAAGGAAGGAGCGGACATCCTGTTCATTCCCGCCTCGGCCGATCTCATCTCCTTCCCGGAGACGCACATGGGTGTGGCCGTCTTCTTCAAGGCCCTGGAGATGTACGACGGGACCACCTGGACCATGTCCTCCAAGGCGTTCGACGGCGCGAATTTCGGCCTGTTCACGGGCGACGATCCGCACATGAACCGCAAGAACCAGGTGGCCCACGACGCCTGCATCGAGCTGGGCGTGAAGAAGCTGGTCATCGGCGAGTGCGGCCACGCCTATCGCATCGCCAAGCGGATGGGACCGACGGCCTCGAAGAACAACAATCCCTTCGAGACCACCAACATCTTCGAGCTGGCCGACGAATACCTGCAGAAGGGTGCGTTCAAGTTCGACAAGTCGAAGGTTGATGAGATCGTGACCTATCACGATCCCTGCAACTTCGCCCGTTCCACCGGCATCTACGAGGAGCCGCGGAACCTGCTGAACGCCATGACCGACAACTTCATCGAGATGACACCCAACCGGACCGAGAACTGGTGTTGCGGCGGCGGCGGCGGCCTGGCCGTGATGGATGGCCAGGAAAAAGTGGCCAAGCTCGAAGGCACGTTCCTCGACTACCGCATGAAGGTCGGCAAGGTGAAGGTGGATCAGGTCCTCGCCACGAAGGCCAACTACTGCGCCGCGCCGTGCGCCAACTGCAAACGCCAGGTCATGCAGCTCATGGAGCATTACGAGACCGGCGTGAAGGTCGGGGGCGTGTTCGATCTGTTCGGCAAGGCCGTCGTCCTGTAGCAGAAGGGGCCGAGTGTTGTCGGCAATTCCACGGGATCAATTGTAGAGGAGGAAGATGTAATGGGAATTAGGACTGCCGTGGTGATCGACGACGAGGTTGACCTGACAACGTTCTTGTCTTCCATCCTCGAGGAGAACGGTTTCTCGGTTCGGGTCGCCAAC contains these protein-coding regions:
- a CDS encoding (Fe-S)-binding protein, which translates into the protein METAQKDTDLQKIIDQVKAIKNGPQVLQLYMDICAKCGICSDQCHVAQTMPESRTNPAKRSDIIRKLYKRYGSNWGQVLKAVGAARDISPEEVEIWQRDFYECSGCRRCAKFCPFGIDNSIITRKGRAVVHALGRSPFMMSETQRISDETGNDEGQTYKAFVEACRFLCEEVKDDWDLDVEIPIDKEGADILFIPASADLISFPETHMGVAVFFKALEMYDGTTWTMSSKAFDGANFGLFTGDDPHMNRKNQVAHDACIELGVKKLVIGECGHAYRIAKRMGPTASKNNNPFETTNIFELADEYLQKGAFKFDKSKVDEIVTYHDPCNFARSTGIYEEPRNLLNAMTDNFIEMTPNRTENWCCGGGGGLAVMDGQEKVAKLEGTFLDYRMKVGKVKVDQVLATKANYCAAPCANCKRQVMQLMEHYETGVKVGGVFDLFGKAVVL